The following are encoded together in the uncultured Draconibacterium sp. genome:
- a CDS encoding response regulator transcription factor, whose protein sequence is MKDRKINIVVCDDHRLFRKGISALLSDFDVIGEINEAGNGIELLQLLENLETKPDLVLLDINMPEMDGAEATKQLKKRYPDIRIVVLSMEDDTQMVSFLVNEGINGYLLKNADPDELEHAIKMVMKNDFYFSSSLSGAVLHSLSARNNASKVIAELEFSTRELDIINLICNELTAAEIAEELSLSARTIEGYKRKLLEKSNAKNIAGLVIFAIKNNLVNI, encoded by the coding sequence ATGAAGGATAGAAAGATAAATATTGTTGTTTGTGACGATCATAGATTGTTTCGGAAAGGAATAAGTGCCTTGCTGTCTGATTTTGATGTAATTGGCGAAATCAATGAAGCCGGTAACGGCATAGAATTGCTGCAATTGCTGGAAAATCTGGAAACAAAACCTGACCTTGTTTTGCTTGATATTAATATGCCCGAGATGGACGGGGCCGAGGCCACGAAACAGCTCAAAAAACGTTATCCCGATATTCGGATCGTTGTACTAAGTATGGAGGATGATACACAGATGGTTTCTTTTCTTGTGAATGAAGGCATAAATGGATATCTTCTTAAAAATGCAGATCCTGATGAGTTGGAGCATGCCATTAAAATGGTAATGAAAAACGATTTTTATTTCTCAAGTAGTCTGTCCGGGGCGGTGTTACACTCATTAAGTGCACGTAATAATGCTTCAAAAGTAATTGCAGAATTGGAGTTTAGTACACGAGAGCTCGATATTATTAATTTAATTTGCAATGAGCTAACAGCTGCTGAAATTGCAGAAGAATTATCATTAAGTGCTCGTACAATTGAAGGTTATAAAAGAAAGTTACTGGAAAAGTCGAATGCAAAAAATATAGCAGGGCTAGTTATTTTCGCTATAAAAAACAATCTGGTAAATATTTAA
- a CDS encoding ATP-binding protein has product MNSGSADVVLVYFLGSVGMILLAGGIFFFFITYQKRLLQKQLELNQIRQDQQQEILRNTIQAQEKERKRIAQDLHDEVGAMLSVVKLNVARIEKKSEEEKAKVLASETKTYLDEVITQVRGISRALLPPSLEKLGLFFALEDMANWVNKSEQLKIVCWRSGEQFRFDRKKELALFRIVQELLNNAIKHSGAKVLNINVRFYGKSIAIVVHDNGQGFNMEESLTSGLGLKNLESRAEMIGARFKMSSAPTKGTRAVIYLDGNEG; this is encoded by the coding sequence ATGAATTCAGGGAGTGCCGATGTTGTTTTGGTCTATTTTCTTGGATCAGTAGGAATGATTCTACTGGCCGGTGGAATATTCTTCTTTTTTATTACCTATCAAAAACGTTTGCTGCAGAAACAGCTCGAGCTCAATCAGATTCGACAGGATCAGCAGCAGGAAATTTTACGAAATACGATTCAGGCACAGGAAAAGGAGAGGAAACGAATTGCTCAGGATTTGCACGACGAAGTTGGAGCAATGCTTTCAGTGGTAAAGCTTAATGTGGCCCGGATTGAGAAAAAATCAGAGGAAGAAAAGGCTAAAGTTTTGGCTTCGGAAACGAAAACATATTTAGACGAGGTAATAACACAGGTGCGCGGAATATCCAGGGCTCTGTTGCCACCATCGCTTGAAAAATTAGGTTTGTTTTTTGCTTTGGAGGACATGGCCAACTGGGTAAACAAATCGGAGCAACTTAAAATTGTGTGTTGGAGAAGTGGTGAACAATTTCGTTTTGATCGTAAAAAAGAATTGGCTCTTTTTAGAATTGTGCAAGAGTTATTAAATAATGCCATTAAACATTCGGGAGCAAAAGTATTAAACATAAATGTTCGGTTTTATGGTAAATCAATTGCCATTGTGGTGCATGATAACGGGCAGGGATTCAATATGGAAGAAAGTTTGACTTCTGGTCTTGGTTTAAAAAACCTTGAAAGCCGGGCCGAAATGATAGGGGCACGATTTAAAATGAGTTCTGCACCAACAAAAGGAACCAGGGCTGTTATTTATTTGGATGGGAATGAAGGATAG
- the ruvX gene encoding Holliday junction resolvase RuvX gives MGRILSIDYGRKRVGIAVTDPSQIIANRLTTVATHTIWDFLKEYFEKEKVDEVVVGYPKQMNNEASEAVRYINPFLKKFQKVYPDMKLEILDERFTSKMAFQTMIDGGLKKKKRQDKAMVDAVSATIILQNYLEQKRNLRI, from the coding sequence ATGGGAAGAATATTATCCATCGATTACGGAAGAAAACGGGTAGGAATTGCAGTTACCGATCCGTCTCAAATTATTGCCAATCGTTTAACAACGGTTGCAACACATACTATTTGGGATTTTTTAAAAGAATATTTTGAAAAAGAAAAAGTAGATGAAGTAGTTGTTGGCTACCCTAAACAAATGAACAACGAGGCTTCTGAAGCTGTTAGATACATTAATCCGTTTCTGAAAAAATTCCAAAAGGTGTATCCTGATATGAAATTAGAGATTTTGGACGAGCGATTTACATCAAAAATGGCTTTTCAGACGATGATTGACGGAGGCTTGAAAAAGAAAAAGAGACAAGACAAAGCAATGGTTGACGCAGTTAGTGCAACCATTATTTTGCAAAATTATTTAGAACAAAAAAGAAATTTGCGAATATGA
- the def gene encoding peptide deformylase — MKYPVTVYGDTLLRKKAKEIKKDDPKLSEIIENMWETMYYSDGVGLAAPQVGMSIRMFVIDASSGADEEPELEGFKKVFINPEIIETAGEEWIMNEGCLSLPEIREDVSRPDEVTIRYFDENFVEHEETYRGFAGRVIQHEYDHLEGVLFIDHLSPLRKRLLKGKLQNIAKGKVIPHYRIKVPVK; from the coding sequence ATGAAATATCCGGTAACGGTTTACGGCGATACACTTTTGCGAAAAAAAGCAAAAGAAATAAAAAAAGACGATCCAAAATTGTCAGAAATTATTGAAAATATGTGGGAGACCATGTATTATTCCGACGGTGTTGGTTTGGCCGCTCCACAAGTTGGCATGTCTATTCGTATGTTTGTTATTGATGCATCGTCGGGTGCCGACGAAGAACCGGAACTGGAAGGTTTTAAAAAAGTATTTATCAATCCTGAAATTATAGAAACCGCCGGAGAGGAATGGATTATGAATGAAGGATGTTTAAGTCTTCCTGAAATAAGAGAAGATGTTTCGCGCCCTGACGAAGTTACCATTCGTTATTTTGATGAAAACTTTGTGGAACACGAAGAAACCTACAGAGGTTTTGCCGGACGCGTGATACAACACGAATACGACCACCTGGAAGGTGTACTTTTTATCGATCATCTATCACCTTTACGCAAACGGTTGTTGAAAGGTAAACTTCAGAATATTGCTAAAGGGAAAGTAATTCCTCATTATCGGATAAAAGTTCCTGTAAAATAG
- a CDS encoding ComEC/Rec2 family competence protein: MENTFQKIPFLRIALAFAIGIVVGNQLHLTCTLSLSILATLLFLLAVTHLKYRYQLDSFFGLTVHLFFIVLGVFIVNNYNSEPRFHKQGIFVGTILETPQEKENSYRSTISLSGVKSSDSLYSTNEKMLVYFPKKERLKTLKPGSTILFETTPRQIENYGNPYEFNYKNYLQNKRIYRQAFLSEEDWAPTPYKSRSIRTEAELLREHLLKIYHRQNLRANETEILSALTLGYKQDLDPETKRIFSAAGAMHVLAVSGLHVGIIFMVYSFFFGFLRKRKTSRFIFIVAGVLLLWTYAGLTGFSPSVMRAATMFSIVIIGTNLNRRANIYNSLAASALILLLINPNYLFEVGFQLSYSAVFGIVFLQPKLEKLLLVNNKILKFIWSLFCVSLAAQITTFPLTVFYFNQFPTFFWLSNIVIIPAVTLLIPMGLSLLIFSKITLISNALSFLVGGLIRVIYIILENIESLPYSTLNISLHSTELLLLILFLFFTFLFVQKHLVLYLKTAGIFLFAFTLSIFLFNLSQHHKREMYVLNNSQNPSIMLIAGRTNYVISKTPIAEDDFLYRNIQNIKNKKRLNTPVFLLSGDLHNDQYLLLQNGLLFFEGKSLCLNHERLVPYPNFSPDYIIAERNFKFEPTQYKNVPKLILTNQYRSFSEERNIFSVKLKGAFYDKWNSPKNQITPHQTGKNKQKLAVSTQNS; this comes from the coding sequence TTGGAAAACACATTTCAGAAAATACCCTTTCTTCGAATCGCATTGGCATTTGCGATTGGTATTGTAGTGGGGAATCAACTGCATTTAACTTGCACTTTATCTCTAAGCATTTTAGCTACTTTGCTATTCCTTTTAGCAGTTACACACTTAAAATACCGCTATCAGCTGGATTCATTTTTTGGACTAACTGTTCATTTGTTTTTTATTGTTTTGGGAGTATTCATTGTAAACAATTACAATTCAGAACCCCGGTTTCATAAACAAGGCATTTTCGTTGGTACTATTCTGGAAACGCCCCAGGAAAAAGAAAATTCTTATCGATCAACTATTTCTCTTTCGGGCGTTAAAAGCAGCGATTCGCTTTACTCAACCAACGAAAAAATGTTGGTGTATTTTCCTAAGAAAGAAAGACTAAAAACATTAAAGCCAGGCTCTACAATACTATTTGAAACCACACCCCGGCAAATAGAAAATTACGGTAATCCGTATGAATTTAATTACAAAAACTATTTGCAAAACAAACGAATTTACCGACAAGCATTTTTAAGCGAAGAAGACTGGGCTCCAACTCCGTATAAATCCAGAAGCATTCGAACAGAGGCAGAATTATTACGCGAACATTTATTGAAAATTTATCACCGCCAAAATCTGCGGGCCAACGAAACAGAAATTCTTTCGGCACTTACGTTAGGATACAAACAAGATTTAGATCCTGAAACAAAACGTATTTTCTCTGCTGCCGGTGCCATGCATGTTTTAGCGGTGTCGGGACTTCATGTTGGAATTATTTTTATGGTATACAGTTTTTTCTTTGGCTTTCTCAGGAAACGAAAAACCAGCCGTTTCATTTTTATTGTGGCCGGTGTATTATTGCTTTGGACATATGCAGGACTAACCGGATTTTCGCCTTCTGTTATGCGTGCAGCCACCATGTTTAGTATCGTAATAATTGGAACCAATTTAAACCGAAGAGCAAATATTTACAACTCGCTTGCTGCTTCGGCACTGATTTTATTACTCATAAATCCTAACTATTTATTCGAAGTGGGTTTTCAACTCTCCTATTCAGCAGTTTTTGGGATTGTATTTTTACAACCCAAACTTGAAAAGTTATTGTTGGTTAATAATAAAATTCTGAAATTTATTTGGAGTTTATTTTGTGTTTCTCTGGCGGCTCAAATTACCACATTCCCGCTAACGGTATTTTACTTCAATCAGTTTCCAACATTTTTTTGGCTTAGCAATATTGTTATCATCCCGGCTGTAACATTGCTCATTCCAATGGGGCTTTCTTTGCTCATCTTTTCAAAAATTACTCTCATCTCAAATGCGCTTTCCTTTTTGGTCGGTGGGCTTATTCGGGTAATTTATATTATTCTTGAAAACATAGAGTCGCTGCCGTATTCAACACTAAACATATCACTACATTCAACAGAACTTTTATTACTCATCCTCTTTCTATTTTTCACCTTTCTTTTCGTTCAGAAACACCTTGTTTTATACCTCAAAACTGCCGGTATATTTTTGTTTGCTTTCACCCTTAGCATCTTTCTTTTTAATCTGAGCCAGCACCATAAGCGAGAAATGTACGTACTCAATAATTCGCAAAATCCAAGCATAATGCTAATTGCCGGCCGAACAAACTATGTCATCTCCAAAACTCCAATAGCCGAGGATGATTTTTTATATCGTAACATTCAGAACATCAAAAACAAAAAAAGGCTAAATACCCCGGTTTTCTTGCTATCAGGCGATTTACACAATGATCAGTATCTTTTGTTGCAAAATGGATTGTTGTTTTTTGAAGGCAAATCGCTTTGTTTAAATCACGAACGTTTGGTCCCCTACCCGAATTTTTCTCCTGATTATATTATCGCGGAACGAAATTTCAAATTTGAGCCAACGCAATACAAAAACGTTCCAAAACTTATTTTAACAAACCAGTACCGGTCCTTTTCAGAAGAAAGAAATATTTTTTCAGTTAAATTAAAGGGTGCATTTTACGACAAATGGAATTCTCCGAAAAACCAAATTACGCCACACCAAACAGGTAAAAACAAGCAGAAATTGGCAGTGAGCACTCAAAATTCATAA
- the trkA gene encoding Trk system potassium transporter TrkA, giving the protein MKVVIAGAGEVGTHLARMLTNENHDIVLLDDSPEKLSKISSEVDLMTITGSAHSFQDLKKTDLAKSDLFIAVTPFEERNVLACSMASYLGVGRTIARINNQEYLQERYRAKLNNLGIHELIYPESLAAKEIIASVKQTATRQLIEFSNGKLLLMGIKVRENAEILNKTFEELSQENQHLLVVAIQRDNETIIPHGSDFIKNGDVVYFITTRSEQQNVFDLTGKKQFDVKNIMFFGGSRIAQKAIEKLGDNYRIKIIENSREKCEQIADKFENVLVINGDGRNLNLLKEEGIEKMDAFVATTGNSETNILGCHLAKSFGVRRTVAEVENLAYMSLADNMDHWYNF; this is encoded by the coding sequence ATGAAAGTTGTAATTGCCGGCGCAGGTGAAGTTGGAACGCATTTAGCACGAATGTTAACCAACGAAAACCACGATATTGTTCTCTTAGACGACTCCCCAGAGAAGCTTTCCAAAATTAGTTCAGAGGTAGACTTAATGACCATCACAGGTTCAGCACATTCTTTTCAGGATTTAAAGAAAACTGACCTTGCAAAGTCGGATCTTTTTATCGCTGTTACTCCTTTTGAAGAACGTAATGTTTTGGCCTGTTCCATGGCATCGTATCTTGGTGTTGGCAGAACAATTGCCCGTATAAACAACCAGGAATACCTGCAGGAAAGATACCGTGCAAAACTGAACAACCTTGGAATTCACGAGCTGATTTATCCCGAAAGTTTGGCAGCCAAAGAAATTATTGCATCGGTAAAACAAACAGCAACCCGCCAGTTAATTGAGTTTTCAAACGGAAAACTACTTTTAATGGGAATAAAAGTGCGCGAGAATGCTGAAATATTAAATAAAACATTTGAAGAGTTATCGCAGGAAAACCAGCATTTACTTGTTGTTGCAATTCAGCGCGATAACGAAACAATAATTCCTCACGGATCAGATTTTATTAAAAATGGCGATGTAGTATATTTTATCACTACACGATCGGAGCAACAAAATGTGTTCGATTTAACCGGCAAGAAACAATTTGATGTAAAAAACATCATGTTTTTTGGAGGAAGCAGGATTGCACAAAAAGCCATTGAAAAATTAGGCGACAATTACCGCATAAAAATTATTGAGAACAGCCGTGAGAAATGTGAGCAAATTGCTGACAAATTTGAAAATGTTCTTGTAATTAACGGCGATGGAAGAAACTTAAATTTATTAAAAGAGGAAGGAATCGAAAAGATGGACGCCTTTGTTGCTACAACCGGCAACTCGGAAACCAATATTTTAGGATGCCACCTCGCAAAAAGTTTTGGCGTACGCCGCACTGTTGCCGAAGTTGAAAACTTAGCTTATATGAGTTTGGCCGACAACATGGACCATTGGTACAATTTTTAA
- a CDS encoding TrkA C-terminal domain-containing protein — protein sequence MIAAGYIYRFTLNAEISKVKCLTASDAEVFEFIAKPGAKIIEKPIKDLGFPAEAKIGGLIRGNMGYIAHGYTQVQEGDKVVVFTLPSGIKKLEKFFK from the coding sequence TTGATTGCAGCCGGTTACATTTATCGATTTACCTTGAATGCTGAAATATCGAAAGTAAAATGTTTAACCGCTTCCGATGCTGAGGTTTTTGAGTTTATTGCAAAACCAGGTGCCAAAATTATTGAGAAGCCAATTAAAGACCTTGGATTCCCTGCCGAAGCTAAAATAGGTGGCCTTATCAGAGGAAACATGGGATACATTGCGCATGGTTACACTCAGGTTCAGGAAGGCGACAAAGTTGTAGTTTTCACACTCCCATCCGGAATTAAGAAGCTGGAAAAATTCTTCAAATAG